A window from Sinorhizobium fredii encodes these proteins:
- a CDS encoding SMR family transporter encodes MLYTVLVIAIVFEVLGTSAMQAAQHFTRLAPTVLMVVCYAVAFFFLSYTLRYIPVGIAYALWSGLGIVLISAVGYITFGQKLDLAAILGLALIIAGVLVLNLFSKSTFH; translated from the coding sequence ATGCTCTACACCGTCCTGGTGATCGCCATTGTCTTCGAAGTGCTCGGCACTTCGGCCATGCAGGCGGCGCAACATTTCACGCGGCTGGCGCCGACCGTGCTGATGGTGGTTTGCTATGCCGTCGCCTTCTTCTTCCTGTCCTACACGCTGCGCTATATTCCCGTCGGGATCGCCTATGCGCTGTGGAGCGGCCTCGGCATCGTGTTGATTTCGGCGGTCGGCTACATCACCTTCGGCCAGAAGCTCGACCTGGCGGCGATCCTCGGCCTGGCGCTGATCATCGCCGGCGTGCTGGTGCTCAATCTCTTCTCGAAGTCGACCTTTCACTGA
- a CDS encoding TetR/AcrR family transcriptional regulator yields MTSAYQRKKQPERVRQQLLDVAARLSFEEGIAAVTLDKVSQAAGVSKGGLLHHFPNKLALLDGLFDELVARFDRAIEAAMADDSVDRGRFTRAYLTVCFALEEEGKDWQVLAIALLAEPHLKARWREWVERRSAEFAATDSSQDCLLARFAADGVWLADLLESHAIEASTRAALLRKLKALSLQ; encoded by the coding sequence ATGACGAGCGCCTATCAGAGAAAGAAGCAGCCGGAGCGGGTTCGCCAGCAATTGCTGGATGTCGCGGCGCGGCTGTCGTTCGAAGAGGGGATCGCCGCCGTGACGCTCGATAAAGTGTCTCAGGCGGCTGGCGTCAGCAAGGGTGGGCTGCTGCACCACTTCCCCAACAAACTCGCCTTGCTGGACGGCCTGTTCGACGAACTGGTGGCTCGTTTCGACCGGGCGATCGAGGCGGCAATGGCCGATGATTCGGTGGACCGGGGACGTTTCACCCGCGCCTATCTCACTGTCTGTTTTGCGTTGGAAGAGGAAGGCAAGGACTGGCAGGTGCTGGCGATCGCTCTGCTGGCGGAGCCGCATCTGAAGGCGCGCTGGCGGGAATGGGTCGAGAGACGGTCGGCCGAGTTCGCCGCGACAGACAGCTCGCAGGATTGTCTTCTTGCCCGCTTCGCCGCTGACGGCGTCTGGCTGGCGGATCTCCTAGAGAGCCACGCCATCGAAGCATCCACGCGGGCGGCGCTGCTCCGGAAGCTCAAGGCGCTTTCGTTGCAGTGA
- a CDS encoding globin, translating into MTETKTTTLYEAIGGDAAVRALTRRFYALMDSLPEAARCRAVHPPDLSGSEEKFYEYLTGWLGGPPIYVEKRGHPMLRRRHFIAEIGPAERDEWLLCFTRALEETVPHPQLRDIILEPITRLAHHMQNKK; encoded by the coding sequence ATGACGGAAACGAAAACCACGACGCTCTACGAGGCGATCGGCGGCGATGCCGCGGTTCGCGCCCTGACGCGTCGGTTCTATGCGCTGATGGACAGCCTGCCGGAGGCGGCTCGATGCCGCGCCGTGCATCCGCCGGACCTCTCCGGCAGCGAGGAAAAGTTTTACGAGTATCTGACCGGCTGGCTCGGCGGGCCGCCGATCTATGTCGAGAAGCGCGGCCATCCGATGCTGCGCCGGCGGCATTTCATCGCCGAAATCGGTCCGGCCGAACGCGACGAGTGGCTACTCTGCTTCACCCGCGCTCTCGAGGAGACCGTCCCCCACCCGCAGCTCCGCGACATCATCCTCGAGCCGATCACCCGGCTCGCCCATCACATGCAGAACAAGAAATGA
- a CDS encoding DUF423 domain-containing protein: protein MPNRGMRGSVLFIAGLMGVFGVAAAAAASHGTDPRLIGGASAMCLAHAPALVALHAGWSHFRTAAIAALLLALGTALFAADLTMRHFAGHGLFPMSAPLGGVTMMAGWLAVALGALLPRKAD from the coding sequence ATGCCGAACCGCGGAATGCGTGGAAGCGTGCTTTTCATCGCCGGGCTGATGGGGGTTTTCGGCGTCGCCGCCGCTGCAGCCGCCTCGCACGGTACAGATCCGCGGCTGATCGGCGGCGCCTCCGCCATGTGCCTCGCCCATGCGCCGGCACTGGTCGCGCTTCATGCCGGATGGTCGCACTTCCGGACGGCGGCGATTGCTGCGCTGTTGCTCGCGCTCGGCACAGCCCTCTTTGCCGCCGACCTCACCATGCGCCATTTCGCCGGCCACGGTCTTTTTCCAATGTCGGCGCCGCTCGGCGGCGTGACGATGATGGCCGGATGGCTCGCAGTGGCGCTCGGAGCGCTGCTGCCTCGCAAAGCCGATTAG
- a CDS encoding antibiotic biosynthesis monooxygenase family protein, giving the protein MFVAMNRFHVAIGQEEAFEAVWKARDSSLSDMPGFIDFHLLRGESVPEEGYTPFISKSNWESRDAFVAWTKSENFRAAHRNAADNRAMYLGPPKFEGYTVVEGA; this is encoded by the coding sequence ATGTTTGTCGCCATGAACCGTTTCCACGTCGCCATCGGTCAGGAAGAGGCATTCGAGGCCGTCTGGAAGGCACGGGATTCAAGCCTTTCGGACATGCCGGGCTTCATCGACTTCCATCTCTTGCGCGGCGAGAGCGTGCCGGAAGAGGGCTACACGCCGTTCATCTCGAAATCGAATTGGGAAAGCAGGGACGCCTTCGTCGCCTGGACGAAATCGGAAAACTTCCGGGCCGCGCACCGCAATGCCGCCGACAATCGGGCCATGTATCTGGGGCCGCCGAAGTTCGAAGGATATACGGTTGTCGAGGGCGCCTGA
- a CDS encoding DUF2325 domain-containing protein: MRGKRHQNTGKGGKGKAREETPAVQPNGGKATLEGRSFLYVGGRDCQVAHLREIASSYGAELIHHDGGLREAVSRIDRVLPSVDCVFCPIDCISHDACLRVKTGCKKWGKAFVPLRNGSKSSLERALQDLSASGDN, encoded by the coding sequence ATGCGCGGCAAGCGGCACCAGAACACAGGCAAGGGCGGCAAGGGAAAGGCGAGGGAGGAAACGCCTGCTGTGCAGCCGAACGGCGGCAAGGCAACGCTGGAGGGGCGGAGCTTCCTCTATGTCGGCGGCCGCGATTGCCAGGTCGCCCATTTGCGGGAGATCGCCAGTTCCTATGGCGCGGAACTCATCCATCACGACGGCGGTTTACGAGAGGCGGTATCGCGCATCGACCGGGTCCTTCCCTCGGTCGACTGCGTCTTCTGCCCCATCGACTGCATCAGCCACGATGCGTGTCTGCGCGTGAAGACCGGCTGCAAGAAGTGGGGCAAGGCCTTCGTGCCGCTGCGCAACGGCTCGAAATCGAGCCTGGAGCGGGCCCTTCAGGACCTGTCCGCCAGCGGCGACAACTGA
- a CDS encoding energy transducer TonB yields the protein MKHIVKWTGAVGLSLLAHAGGAMLLEPSKDDFQMAGGAATEVTLLGNAFEETLQAGDLSDVVEPAEDTPEEVQPSEVQPTEEMAEEIPPAMPESVSEQPTDIAPTEADVILPADQMPVTEVAEAPVTATVAPVETVVPEQKPEPEKIEEKVEKPEPKKEPVKKKKIVRKKAGERGEQANSQSKGQADGVENANASAATGARQSSVAREAGNAAVDNYKGKVQRKLNRAMRYPAEAKRQGLRGVAQVRFTVTSSGGLAGVSLARSTGSPILDQAALDTVRRAAPFPAIPAAARRDSWQFTVPVEFKR from the coding sequence ATGAAGCACATCGTGAAATGGACGGGCGCGGTCGGCCTCTCTCTGTTGGCGCATGCCGGCGGAGCGATGCTGCTGGAGCCTAGCAAAGACGATTTCCAGATGGCCGGCGGGGCGGCGACCGAAGTTACGCTGCTCGGCAACGCCTTCGAGGAGACGCTGCAAGCCGGCGACCTCTCGGACGTCGTAGAACCCGCCGAAGACACGCCCGAGGAGGTGCAGCCGAGCGAGGTCCAGCCGACGGAGGAGATGGCGGAAGAGATCCCGCCGGCAATGCCAGAGAGCGTCTCCGAGCAGCCGACCGACATTGCGCCGACGGAGGCGGACGTCATCCTGCCGGCAGATCAAATGCCGGTGACCGAGGTCGCCGAGGCGCCGGTCACGGCCACTGTCGCGCCTGTGGAAACCGTGGTTCCGGAACAGAAGCCGGAGCCGGAAAAAATCGAAGAGAAGGTCGAGAAGCCGGAACCGAAGAAGGAGCCGGTGAAGAAGAAAAAAATCGTGCGCAAGAAGGCCGGCGAGCGCGGGGAGCAGGCGAATTCGCAGAGCAAGGGCCAGGCGGACGGCGTGGAGAATGCAAATGCGAGCGCGGCCACCGGCGCGAGACAGAGTTCAGTGGCCCGGGAAGCGGGCAATGCCGCAGTCGACAACTACAAGGGGAAGGTCCAGCGCAAGCTGAACAGGGCCATGCGCTATCCGGCCGAAGCCAAGCGCCAAGGGCTGCGCGGCGTCGCGCAGGTGCGCTTTACCGTCACCTCCAGTGGCGGGCTCGCCGGCGTCAGTCTGGCAAGAAGCACGGGGTCGCCGATTCTCGACCAAGCTGCACTTGACACCGTGCGACGCGCCGCACCCTTTCCGGCTATTCCTGCCGCGGCCCGACGTGACAGCTGGCAGTTCACCGTCCCCGTTGAATTCAAACGATAA
- the hemP gene encoding hemin uptake protein HemP, with protein sequence MTPNDTDTPLSSPAPSATTRSQPIVESHELFRGASEILISHDGAIYRMRITRQGKLILNK encoded by the coding sequence GTGACACCGAACGACACCGATACCCCCCTCTCCTCGCCGGCGCCGAGCGCGACCACCCGCTCGCAGCCGATTGTGGAAAGCCACGAGCTCTTCCGCGGCGCCAGCGAGATCCTGATTTCCCATGACGGCGCGATCTACCGGATGCGGATCACCCGGCAGGGCAAGCTGATTCTGAATAAATAG
- a CDS encoding hemin-degrading factor, with amino-acid sequence MIDSTRPTPSEIRAYRAANPTMRERDIAAQLGISEAALVAAECGLTASRIDADANRFLGRARELGEVMALTRNESAVHEKIGIYENVKTGPSASLVLGSEIDLRVFPSAWAHGFAVTKTDAKGEIRRSLQFFDKWGNAVHKVHLRPTSDLEAYDWIVADFRLEDQSQQFVAESGAAAGDDASATVDTQALREHWTKLTDTHQFHGMLRNLKIGRRQALHAVGDDLAWQLDARGIETMMRGSAETELPIMCFVGNRGVIQIHSGPVKNIASMGPWLNVMDPAFHLHLRADHIAELWAVRKPTSDGHVTSLEALDAKAEMVIQFFGKRKEGFGERPEWRSLVENLPRLDSIVAA; translated from the coding sequence ATGATCGACAGCACGCGCCCCACTCCCTCCGAGATTCGCGCCTACCGCGCGGCGAACCCGACGATGCGCGAGCGCGACATAGCCGCCCAGCTCGGCATTTCCGAAGCCGCCCTCGTCGCCGCGGAATGCGGCCTGACGGCAAGCCGCATCGATGCCGACGCCAATCGTTTCCTGGGCCGCGCCAGGGAGCTGGGCGAGGTCATGGCGCTCACCCGCAACGAATCCGCTGTCCACGAGAAAATCGGCATCTACGAGAACGTCAAGACAGGTCCGTCTGCGAGCCTGGTTCTCGGATCGGAAATCGATCTGCGGGTCTTCCCGTCCGCCTGGGCGCACGGCTTCGCCGTCACGAAGACCGATGCCAAGGGCGAGATCCGCCGCAGCCTGCAGTTCTTCGACAAATGGGGGAATGCGGTTCACAAGGTTCACCTGCGCCCGACGTCTGATCTTGAAGCCTATGACTGGATCGTCGCGGACTTCCGCCTCGAAGATCAGTCGCAGCAATTTGTTGCCGAATCCGGCGCCGCGGCGGGCGACGACGCGTCCGCCACCGTCGACACCCAGGCGCTGCGTGAGCACTGGACGAAGCTGACCGACACCCATCAGTTCCACGGCATGTTGCGCAATCTGAAAATCGGCCGGCGCCAAGCCTTGCATGCAGTCGGCGACGATCTGGCCTGGCAGCTCGACGCGCGGGGCATCGAGACGATGATGCGGGGCAGTGCCGAGACCGAGCTGCCCATCATGTGCTTCGTCGGCAATCGCGGCGTCATCCAGATCCACTCCGGCCCGGTCAAGAATATCGCCTCCATGGGCCCGTGGCTCAACGTCATGGATCCGGCCTTCCACCTGCATCTGCGCGCGGATCACATCGCCGAGCTTTGGGCGGTGCGCAAGCCGACGTCGGACGGCCATGTAACCTCGCTCGAAGCCCTCGATGCCAAGGCCGAAATGGTCATTCAGTTCTTCGGCAAGCGGAAGGAAGGCTTTGGCGAAAGACCGGAATGGCGCAGCCTGGTCGAGAACCTGCCGCGCCTCGACAGCATCGTCGCAGCCTGA
- a CDS encoding heme/hemin ABC transporter substrate-binding protein — MHRFDFRRLRRWELALAAFALSTPFLLPALAPVSSSLVSPAMAETVEKPDTSRIVSIGGAVTEIIYALGEENRLVGRDSTSTYPEAAAKLPNVGYMRQLAPEGIIAVNPAAIVAIEGSGPPEALSVLKQANIPFTTIGETYDEAGILAKIRAVGAFLGVPDKAEALVKSVEQDLDAALADSAARPESERKRVLFILSTQDGKIMASGTGTAASGIIELAGAVNAAGKFPGYKPLTDEAIVEAKPDVILMMDRGGAHGMSADQLFALPALSLTPAAKSKALVRMDGLHLLGFGPRTASAIRELNTAIYGKKTNASQ; from the coding sequence ATGCACCGCTTCGACTTCCGCCGCCTTCGCCGCTGGGAATTGGCGCTCGCCGCCTTTGCGCTCTCGACACCCTTCCTGCTGCCGGCGCTCGCCCCCGTCTCCTCGTCCCTTGTGAGCCCCGCAATGGCCGAGACGGTCGAGAAGCCGGACACGTCCCGGATCGTTTCGATCGGCGGAGCGGTCACCGAGATCATCTATGCGCTGGGCGAGGAAAACCGGCTCGTCGGCCGCGACTCGACCAGCACCTATCCAGAGGCGGCGGCGAAGCTCCCCAATGTCGGCTACATGCGGCAGCTGGCGCCGGAAGGCATAATCGCCGTCAACCCGGCGGCGATCGTCGCCATCGAAGGCAGTGGCCCGCCCGAGGCGCTTTCCGTGCTGAAGCAGGCGAACATTCCCTTCACGACGATTGGCGAGACCTATGACGAGGCGGGCATTCTTGCCAAGATACGCGCCGTCGGCGCCTTTCTCGGCGTGCCTGACAAGGCCGAAGCGCTCGTGAAATCCGTCGAGCAGGATCTGGACGCCGCACTCGCCGACAGCGCCGCACGCCCGGAAAGCGAGCGCAAGCGGGTTCTCTTCATCCTCAGCACCCAGGACGGCAAGATCATGGCATCGGGCACCGGCACGGCCGCAAGCGGCATCATCGAGCTTGCCGGCGCCGTCAATGCCGCCGGGAAGTTCCCCGGCTACAAGCCACTGACCGACGAGGCGATCGTCGAGGCGAAGCCGGACGTCATTCTGATGATGGATCGGGGCGGCGCCCATGGGATGAGTGCCGACCAACTCTTCGCCCTTCCCGCCCTCAGCCTGACGCCGGCGGCGAAAAGCAAGGCACTGGTCCGCATGGATGGCTTGCATCTGCTCGGTTTCGGCCCGCGCACCGCAAGCGCGATCCGGGAACTGAACACCGCAATCTATGGAAAGAAGACCAATGCCTCGCAGTGA
- a CDS encoding FecCD family ABC transporter permease, whose translation MPRSEAMDGARGPALAARIVHAWRKGDRSGLARTLIAALAALAAATFATSIMTGAADASLGNVLRWLAGGASGDQALSMRDRIIILDIRLPRAVLGMLVGAALAVSGVVMQGLFRNPLADPGLVGVSSGASLGAVLLIVLGSTTFGPVFALFGFYALPLGAFCGGLATTMLLYRIATRSGQTSVATMLLAGIALGALASAVTGVLVFVADDKQLRDLTFWGLGSLAGANWTKILTAGPIILLSLCVVPFLARGLNAITLGEAAAFHMGVPVQRLKNIAILSVAAATGASVAVSGGIGFVGIVVPHLLRLVIGPDHRYLLPASALLGGTMLIFADMLARTIVSPAELPIGIITAFVGAPFFLWVLLRGRSNMGL comes from the coding sequence ATGCCTCGCAGTGAGGCGATGGACGGCGCGCGGGGGCCTGCCTTGGCTGCAAGGATCGTGCATGCGTGGCGGAAGGGCGACCGTTCCGGTCTGGCGCGCACACTTATTGCCGCCCTCGCAGCGCTTGCCGCCGCGACCTTCGCGACCTCGATCATGACGGGAGCCGCCGACGCTTCGCTTGGCAATGTCCTGCGATGGCTCGCCGGTGGCGCGTCCGGCGACCAGGCCCTGAGCATGCGCGATCGCATCATCATCCTCGATATCCGCCTGCCGCGCGCCGTGCTCGGCATGCTGGTCGGCGCCGCGCTCGCCGTTTCCGGCGTCGTCATGCAGGGACTGTTCCGCAATCCACTGGCCGACCCCGGTCTGGTCGGCGTGTCGTCCGGGGCGAGCCTCGGCGCCGTCCTGCTTATCGTCCTTGGCAGCACCACCTTCGGGCCGGTCTTTGCGCTCTTCGGCTTCTATGCGCTGCCGCTTGGCGCCTTTTGCGGCGGCCTTGCGACGACCATGCTCCTCTATCGCATCGCCACACGCAGCGGTCAGACCTCCGTGGCGACGATGCTGCTTGCCGGGATTGCGCTCGGCGCACTCGCCAGCGCGGTAACGGGCGTGCTCGTCTTCGTCGCCGACGACAAGCAGCTCCGCGATCTCACCTTCTGGGGGCTTGGTTCGCTGGCCGGCGCCAATTGGACGAAAATCCTTACCGCCGGGCCGATCATCCTCCTGTCGCTCTGTGTCGTCCCCTTCCTGGCGAGAGGCCTCAACGCGATCACCCTCGGCGAGGCGGCCGCCTTCCACATGGGCGTGCCAGTGCAGCGCCTCAAGAACATCGCCATTTTGAGCGTCGCCGCGGCGACCGGCGCATCTGTGGCGGTCAGCGGCGGTATCGGCTTTGTCGGCATCGTCGTGCCGCATCTGCTGCGGCTCGTCATCGGCCCGGATCACCGCTACCTTCTGCCAGCTTCGGCTCTGCTCGGCGGCACCATGCTGATCTTCGCCGACATGCTGGCCCGCACCATCGTTTCCCCCGCCGAACTGCCGATCGGCATCATCACCGCCTTCGTCGGGGCGCCGTTCTTCCTGTGGGTTCTGCTCCGCGGGCGCTCGAACATGGGACTTTGA
- a CDS encoding heme ABC transporter ATP-binding protein, producing MIRASDLSARLAGRPVLHGVSFEAVPGRMTAIVGPNGSGKTTTLKAISGELHLSKGKVTINNHDIAQLKPFELALKRGVLPQSTVISFPFTVREIVGLGLSTGGADIAGSGRTVDEALEAVDLAGFSGRLYEELSGGEQQRVQLARVLCQIAAPVGDGEPRYLLLDEPVSSLDIRHQLTIMQLARQFCEGGGGVIAVMHDLNLTAMFADQMVMMKAGRIRALGAPKEVLTDETMEAVFGCRMRVGIAPARDVPFVLPQTASL from the coding sequence ATGATCCGCGCCTCCGATCTCTCCGCCCGCCTCGCCGGCCGGCCCGTGCTCCACGGCGTCTCGTTCGAAGCCGTTCCGGGGAGAATGACGGCGATCGTCGGTCCGAACGGCTCCGGCAAGACGACGACCTTGAAGGCGATCTCCGGCGAGCTGCACCTGTCCAAGGGCAAGGTGACCATCAACAATCATGACATCGCCCAGCTGAAGCCCTTTGAACTCGCCCTGAAAAGAGGCGTCCTGCCGCAATCGACGGTCATCTCCTTTCCGTTCACGGTCCGGGAGATCGTTGGTCTGGGTCTGTCAACCGGCGGTGCCGATATCGCCGGCAGTGGCCGCACCGTCGATGAGGCGCTGGAAGCCGTCGACCTCGCCGGCTTTTCCGGCCGCCTTTACGAGGAGCTTTCGGGCGGCGAGCAGCAGCGCGTCCAGCTTGCCCGCGTGCTTTGCCAGATCGCCGCGCCGGTCGGCGACGGCGAGCCTCGTTACCTCCTGCTCGACGAGCCGGTCTCGAGCCTCGACATCCGCCACCAGCTGACCATCATGCAGCTGGCGCGCCAATTCTGCGAGGGCGGCGGCGGCGTCATCGCGGTGATGCACGACCTCAACCTGACCGCAATGTTTGCCGACCAGATGGTGATGATGAAGGCCGGCCGCATCCGCGCCCTCGGCGCCCCGAAGGAGGTCCTCACCGACGAGACCATGGAAGCGGTCTTCGGATGCCGGATGCGGGTCGGCATCGCGCCGGCACGCGATGTCCCCTTCGTTCTGCCGCAAACGGCATCGCTTTGA
- a CDS encoding glycine zipper domain-containing protein: MATGLFSGSGSRKRNGGAVDTSIEDQLHDLREDVAQLMALIADRGVAASREAKAKARSTRKQAESELQDLLESGEELLSDLRGRYADTEKQVRRAVREHPLATLGAAAAIGLIAAALLRR, translated from the coding sequence ATGGCCACGGGTCTCTTTTCAGGTTCAGGCAGCAGGAAGCGCAACGGCGGTGCGGTCGATACATCGATCGAGGACCAGCTTCATGATCTTCGGGAAGACGTTGCGCAACTGATGGCGCTGATCGCCGATCGGGGTGTGGCGGCCTCGCGAGAAGCCAAAGCTAAAGCGCGCAGCACCCGCAAGCAAGCCGAATCGGAGTTGCAGGACCTGCTGGAGAGCGGTGAGGAGCTGCTGTCGGATCTGCGCGGCCGCTATGCGGACACGGAAAAACAGGTCCGCCGCGCGGTGCGCGAACATCCGCTCGCCACGCTCGGCGCCGCAGCGGCAATCGGCCTGATCGCTGCAGCCCTTCTGCGCCGCTAG
- a CDS encoding sensor histidine kinase, with protein MHERADAMLPAVADTLGSRERLSVLHAAAPDMTVADSDFEPLARLAASLFDAPIALVTLVDHEWEWFKAAVGTTETRARTEESFCAHAIGDRGPFLVLDASAHPVLRHNRKVAQAPFLRFYAGAPIVLGGQAVGTVCVLDGTPRAEIAAKQLDALQEIADAAASLLKLKDEARRRALKEAALSREEQRLAMALDAANVGSWLWDIRSGTVAGNGAMMRMFGLPPERTLTAKAVFGAIHPDDRGATFSKLRQAMAANEEYDGMFRIRANGRWLLGRGRVHDRDSRGMALTFLGMTIDVSEQQASVQRTRLLLKELNHRVKNTLAMLQSLARQTLRQTSDPAEFMTAFAGRLQAISEAHGLLSDYEWGTIRLAELISKQLKPYVSDYAEQVEIHKDEVLLGPDQAVGLGLVLHELATNAVKYGSLSVPKGKIVLTARSVVEEGSAVLHLTWTEVGGPPVREPRRRGFGSLLIERSLDKIIGSSVKVEYLPAGVTALIRLPL; from the coding sequence ATGCACGAGAGGGCAGACGCAATGCTTCCCGCAGTGGCTGACACGCTTGGTTCGCGCGAGCGGCTCAGTGTCCTGCATGCGGCCGCACCGGACATGACGGTCGCCGACAGCGACTTCGAACCGCTGGCCAGGCTCGCCGCCAGTCTGTTCGACGCGCCGATCGCCCTTGTCACGCTCGTCGATCACGAATGGGAATGGTTTAAGGCGGCTGTCGGGACGACGGAAACTCGGGCGCGCACCGAGGAGTCCTTCTGCGCCCATGCGATCGGCGACCGTGGCCCGTTTCTCGTGCTCGACGCGTCGGCCCACCCGGTCTTGCGGCACAATCGAAAGGTCGCGCAAGCACCTTTCTTGCGTTTCTATGCAGGCGCTCCGATCGTTCTCGGAGGGCAGGCGGTGGGCACCGTCTGCGTGCTGGATGGAACACCCCGCGCCGAAATCGCGGCGAAACAGCTCGATGCGTTGCAGGAAATCGCCGACGCGGCTGCGTCGCTCCTCAAGTTGAAGGACGAGGCGCGTCGGCGTGCGCTGAAGGAGGCCGCGCTATCGCGCGAAGAACAGCGGCTCGCCATGGCGCTCGACGCCGCCAATGTCGGCAGCTGGCTCTGGGATATCCGCTCCGGAACCGTGGCGGGCAACGGTGCGATGATGCGCATGTTCGGCCTGCCGCCGGAACGGACCCTGACCGCCAAGGCGGTCTTCGGCGCGATCCATCCGGACGACCGAGGTGCAACCTTCTCGAAGCTCAGGCAGGCGATGGCCGCCAACGAGGAATATGACGGCATGTTCCGGATTCGGGCGAACGGGCGCTGGCTGCTCGGCCGAGGCCGGGTGCACGATCGCGACAGCAGAGGTATGGCGCTGACCTTTCTCGGCATGACCATCGACGTCTCCGAACAGCAGGCGTCCGTGCAGCGGACGAGGCTGCTGCTGAAGGAATTGAACCACCGGGTCAAGAACACGCTGGCAATGCTGCAATCGCTGGCGCGCCAGACCCTTCGTCAGACGAGTGACCCGGCCGAGTTCATGACCGCCTTCGCGGGCCGGCTACAGGCGATCTCCGAGGCGCATGGGCTGCTTTCGGACTACGAATGGGGGACGATCCGCCTTGCGGAGCTGATTTCCAAGCAGCTGAAACCCTATGTCAGCGACTATGCCGAGCAGGTGGAGATCCACAAGGACGAAGTCCTGCTCGGACCGGACCAGGCGGTTGGTCTCGGCCTGGTGCTGCACGAGCTGGCGACCAATGCCGTTAAATACGGGTCGCTCTCGGTACCAAAAGGCAAGATCGTGCTGACGGCGCGCAGCGTCGTCGAGGAAGGCAGTGCCGTGCTGCATTTGACCTGGACGGAAGTCGGCGGACCGCCGGTCCGGGAACCGCGCCGGCGCGGCTTCGGCTCGCTGCTGATCGAGCGGAGCCTCGACAAGATTATCGGCAGTTCCGTAAAGGTCGAGTATCTGCCGGCCGGCGTTACCGCGCTGATCCGCCTGCCGCTCTGA
- a CDS encoding RNA polymerase sigma factor produces the protein MSENQEFKREMLAALPSLRAFAMSLIGRHDRADDLVQDTIMKAWAKQDHFEMGTNMKAWLFTILRNELYSQMRKRGREIQDSDGHFTETLAHHPEQYGSLDLQDFRRALDQLPPDQREAIILVGASGFSYEEAATICGCALGTIKSRVNRARQRLQEILQIKGENDYGPDETSAPITSRAFVS, from the coding sequence ATGTCGGAAAATCAAGAGTTCAAGCGTGAGATGCTTGCGGCGCTGCCGAGCCTCCGCGCTTTCGCCATGTCGCTGATCGGCCGCCACGACCGGGCCGACGATCTCGTGCAGGACACCATCATGAAGGCTTGGGCCAAGCAGGACCACTTCGAGATGGGCACCAACATGAAAGCCTGGCTCTTCACCATCCTGCGCAACGAACTCTATAGCCAGATGCGCAAGCGCGGCCGTGAGATCCAGGATAGCGACGGTCATTTCACGGAAACGCTGGCGCACCATCCGGAGCAATACGGATCGCTCGACCTGCAGGATTTCCGCCGCGCCCTCGACCAATTGCCGCCGGACCAGCGCGAGGCGATCATTCTCGTCGGCGCTTCTGGCTTCTCTTACGAAGAGGCCGCGACGATATGCGGTTGCGCGCTCGGCACGATCAAGAGCCGCGTCAACCGTGCACGCCAGCGCCTCCAGGAGATCCTCCAGATCAAGGGCGAGAACGACTATGGGCCGGACGAGACCTCGGCGCCCATTACTTCGCGTGCCTTCGTGTCCTGA
- the rsiA1 gene encoding NepR family anti-sigma factor, whose amino-acid sequence MRPKSDDPNAQIAAKLKALYLSVQEEGIPARFLDLLEKLEAVEQRSMLDGKE is encoded by the coding sequence ATGCGTCCGAAGTCTGACGATCCGAATGCGCAGATCGCGGCGAAGCTCAAAGCGCTTTATCTTTCGGTACAGGAGGAGGGAATTCCGGCTCGCTTCCTCGACCTTCTGGAAAAACTTGAGGCCGTGGAACAACGATCCATGCTGGATGGCAAGGAGTGA